The following proteins come from a genomic window of Melospiza melodia melodia isolate bMelMel2 unplaced genomic scaffold, bMelMel2.pri scaffold_28, whole genome shotgun sequence:
- the LOC134433880 gene encoding olfactory receptor 14J1-like — protein LHYRTLLGSRACAHMAAAAWASAFLYSLLHTANTFSLPLCHGNALGQFFCEIPQILKLSCSNSSLRELGLLAVSACLLFGCFVFIVFSYVQIFRVVLRIPSEQGRHKAFSTCLPHLAVVSLFLSTGTFAYLKPPSLSSPSLDLAVSVLYSVVPPTLMFFNAIS, from the exons ctgcactacaggaccctcctgggcagcagagcttgtgcccacatggcagcagctgcctgggccagtgcctttctctattcactgctgcacacagccaatacattttccctgcccctgtgccatggcaatgccctgggccagttcttctgtgaaatcccacagatcctcaagctctcctgctcaaattcctcactcagggaactggggctgcttgcagttagtgcctgcttgctatttggttgttttgttttcattgttttctcctatgtgcagatcttcagggtcgtgctgaggatcccctctgagcagggacgacacaaagccttttccacctgcctccctcacctggctgtggtctccctgttcctcagcactggtacatttgcctacctgaagcccccctccctctcctccccatccctggatctggctgtgtcagttctgtactcagtggtgcctcca accctcatgtttttcaatgccataTCATGa